In Candidatus Electrothrix scaldis, the genomic window GTCAAAGATGCCGTGCAGATAGCTGCCCCAGATTCGGCCGCTCTGGTTTGCGGCGCCGCAGGATGCCCCATCGGTAAAGGACAACAGCGATTTTGATACGGAACTCTCACCGCTACTGCTTTGTCCGTGATGAATTTCATAGCCATGCACAGGCTGACCAGACGGAAGATGCACTCCCTCGCGGCGGGTCAGGGTTTTATCCGCAGCCAGCTCCGTGACCAGATCCAGCAGCCCCAGTCCACGCAGCATACTACCCGGCTCACCCTCGATTCCATGCGGGTCAGTAACCGTCTTGCCGAGGATTTGGAAACCACCACAGATCCCTGTAATCTGGCAACCCTGTTCAGCTTGTTGAATGATTGCCTTGTTCAGGCCGCTTTGCGCCAGCCAGCTCAGATCACCCACCACGTTCTTGGAACCCGGCAGAATCACGCAATCCGGTTCGCCCAGCTCATCGACTCGCCGCACCGTGCGCAGCCAGACATCTTTTTCCTCCAGTAGAGGCTCCAGATCGGTGAAATTGGAGATATGGGGCAGATCAATCAGGGCTATCTCGACATGTTCGCCCGCAGGCTCTGCACTATCATAAAGACCCGCCTTAAAGCTCACCGAGTCTTCCTGAGGCAGCCCCAAATTATTCAACCAGGGAACCACCCCGAGTACCGGCTTGCCGGTTCGTTGCTCAACAAAATCATGGGCATCTGCCAGCAAAGAGGCATCCCCCCGGAAACGGTTGACCAGGAAGCCCGCCAGCAATTGTCGTTCCCAAGGAGCCATCACGGCTACATGACCGATAAAAGAGGCATAGACACCGCCCCGATCTATATCACCCACCAGCAGGGCCGGAGACTGGCTGTACTGGGCCATGCGCATATTGACGATGTCATGGGATTTCAGGTTGACCTCGCCAGGACTGCCTGCGCCTTCGAGAATAATGCAGTCGAAATCCGCTGCCAGCTCGTTATATGTCCGGCAGACCTCCTGCCAGGCCTGTTCCTTATAGCGGACATAATCGGCCACCCGCATATTGCCGACCGGTTTGCCGTGGACAATGATCTGACTCCCTACATCGGAAGAAGGTTTCAGGAGCACAGGGTTCATGCGTACATCAGGATCAAGGCGGCAGGCCTGGGCCTGCACCACCTGGGCTCGGCCCATCTCTCCGCCATCTCTGGTCACGTAGGAGTTCAGCGACATGTTCTGGGCCTTGAACGGAGCCACCCGGACGCCGTCTTGCAAAAGAATTCGGCAGATACCCGCCACCAGTACGCTTTTACCCACATCTGAGCCTGTGCCGAGGAGCATCAGGGAAGGTGTTTTTTTGATGCGGGAACCGCACCTCGTGGAATATGCTTGCTCTTTTGGCAACAAAATTTCGCGCAATGCAATAACTAAGCGGTCATTCTCTTCTTGTGAACGCACCGCCACCCGGAAGTACTGTTCATCCAGGCCTTCATAATTAGCACAGGCTCGGATGGCAATCTTAGCTTGCTGCAAGAGTTGATCTGCCAGCTCCGTGGCTGTCATGGCTGTCAGCTTGTCCTTCAGCTGAACCAACAGAAAATCTGCGGCACCGGGAATAACCCGGAGGGAAGGAATGGCGGCCAGGTCTCGATAGAGGGATTCACGGTTTCCCCTGATCAGTTCCTGGGTATTGCGAACATACTCGGTATCCTGAATCATGGCTTGACCAGCAGCCTGGGCCAAGGCGTTCACCGACCACGGGGCAAGCTGGCGCTTGATATCCTGGCAGAGTTCTTGAGATGCGGCCAGGAAACCCAGTCGCAGGCCGGGTACAGCAAAGAGTTTGGTCAGTGAGCAGAGGGTGATGATATTTTCCCGGCTTCCGGCCAAGGAGGTATAGCCTGCAACAAATCCGGCAAAGGCCTCATCAAGGAGGAAAAGAACATCCTGGTGCTGATCTGCCAGGGTCAGCAGGGACTCCCGGTCAATCATCCTACCTGTGGGATTATTGGGTTGGCCGAGAATCACGATATCGCCATCTTGCATTTGCGTAGCGATCTGTTCCAAGTTCGGCTCAAAGTCATCCTCCGACGATAAAGGAAGAGGCACAACTTCAAAACCAGCCTGTTCGCAGGCCTGGCGATAATCGATATAGGCAGGAACTGGAATCACGGCCCGCCGTATTACAGGCCGTAGGGGCAGATCCCTGTGTCTGCCCGATGGACAAGGGCGAACACTGGGGTTCGCCCCTACAGCACGCAGGCAGGCATAAAGCAGGTCCGAGGTGCCGTTTCCTGGGACAATCTGCTCGGGAGCTAATTGATATTGTTCTGCAAGGGCTTGCACTAATTCCGTGGAATCTGGATCAGGATATTGGACAATATCCTCCAGGCGGCCAGCCAGCAGATTCCAGAGATACTCAGGCGGACCAAGGGGATTGATGTTAGCGCTGAAATCCAGGATCTCTTCCGGCTGGCATCCCAAACGAGTAGCGAGCTCTCTGGTATTCCCACCGTGCCCGCTCATAGGAGGCCACCCAGGTTCAGAGTGAAGACAAGGGCAACAACAGCCTCTGCCAGCTCGCAGGCTGCACCCAAGGTGTCACCGGTCACGCCGCCAATTTTTCGGCGACAAAAGAAGGCAAAGCAAGCGCTCATGAATAATACGGCAAAGACAGCGAGCAAGCCCTGGGTACCTGCTGCGGCCCAGGAAAGACCGCTGAGGACCAGGAGGGCTGCTCCTGCCCGGATCAGCGCCTGCTGGGAATAAAAAGAACCTTTGAACAGGCTGCCCAGTCCTCCTTCAGGGCGGGCATAAGGCAGCATGGCCATCAGAAGGAGGATAGCCATGCGTCCGGCAAGGGGCATGAGAAAAACCGCGATAAGAAGCTGGCTTTTCATGGAGGCCAGGCAGGCAATTTTGAGGGAAAGGAGTAGGGCCAGGGCAATGACGCCCATAGCCCCGGTGGCTGAATCCCGCATAATCTCCAGCATCCGCTCACGGGGCCGGGCGCTGAAAAATCCATCTGCTGTGTCGGCCAGACCATCCAGGTGCAGCCCACCGGAAAAGGAGAGCAGGAGCAGCACCGTGAGAACCGCTGTCACTGCTGGAGGAAGCACCAAATGCATGGCCCAGGCCAGAGGGACAGCGATGCAGCCGAATAAAAGGCCGATCAAGGGGAAGAAGGAAACAGATCGGGCCAATTCCTCCTCACTTGTCCCGAAGCTGCCTGCAAAGGGAATGATGGAGAGGAAACGCAAGGCCGCGACAAAGGAACCTATCTGGGTAATGATGGCCCTGTTCAGTGGTTGATGAGGTTGATGCGTTCCCGGCTCGACCTGCCGTTTTTGTTCAGGAGCCTTTCTTTGAAACCGTACTGTTTTTTTTCTGCGCCGATTGCCTGAGCCGCGCCTGGTAAAGAGTCTCATTCGACAGGTGTTCCTGTGACCCCGGCATCGGCAAAGGTCGCCACCTCAGTGAGGACAGCCACTGCCGCTTCCACCAGATTCATGGCCAGGGCAGCACCGGTTCCCTCGCCCAGGCGGAGGTTAAGATCCAGCAGCGGTTTACAACCGATTTTCTCTTGCATGGCAGCATGTCCCTGTTCTACCGAGCGATGGGCGCAGATGATATAATCACGGACAAAGGGTTCCAGCTTGCAGGCGATCAAGGCCCCGGCAGTGGATATAAAGCCGTCCACCAGGATGGGTTTCTGCTGGGCTGCCGCCCCGATGATCAGACCAGCAATACCGCCGATTTCATACCCGCCCACCTTGGCCAGCACGTCCAGCCCATCCTCAGCATCGGGTTTGTTCATTTGCAAGGCTTTGGCCAGGATCTCTTTCTTGTGTTCCAGTTGCTCATCATCAAGGCCGGTTCCCCGCCCGGTGAGCTGGTCCA contains:
- the cobS gene encoding adenosylcobinamide-GDP ribazoletransferase, giving the protein MRLFTRRGSGNRRRKKTVRFQRKAPEQKRQVEPGTHQPHQPLNRAIITQIGSFVAALRFLSIIPFAGSFGTSEEELARSVSFFPLIGLLFGCIAVPLAWAMHLVLPPAVTAVLTVLLLLSFSGGLHLDGLADTADGFFSARPRERMLEIMRDSATGAMGVIALALLLSLKIACLASMKSQLLIAVFLMPLAGRMAILLLMAMLPYARPEGGLGSLFKGSFYSQQALIRAGAALLVLSGLSWAAAGTQGLLAVFAVLFMSACFAFFCRRKIGGVTGDTLGAACELAEAVVALVFTLNLGGLL
- a CDS encoding cobyric acid synthase, translated to MSGHGGNTRELATRLGCQPEEILDFSANINPLGPPEYLWNLLAGRLEDIVQYPDPDSTELVQALAEQYQLAPEQIVPGNGTSDLLYACLRAVGANPSVRPCPSGRHRDLPLRPVIRRAVIPVPAYIDYRQACEQAGFEVVPLPLSSEDDFEPNLEQIATQMQDGDIVILGQPNNPTGRMIDRESLLTLADQHQDVLFLLDEAFAGFVAGYTSLAGSRENIITLCSLTKLFAVPGLRLGFLAASQELCQDIKRQLAPWSVNALAQAAGQAMIQDTEYVRNTQELIRGNRESLYRDLAAIPSLRVIPGAADFLLVQLKDKLTAMTATELADQLLQQAKIAIRACANYEGLDEQYFRVAVRSQEENDRLVIALREILLPKEQAYSTRCGSRIKKTPSLMLLGTGSDVGKSVLVAGICRILLQDGVRVAPFKAQNMSLNSYVTRDGGEMGRAQVVQAQACRLDPDVRMNPVLLKPSSDVGSQIIVHGKPVGNMRVADYVRYKEQAWQEVCRTYNELAADFDCIILEGAGSPGEVNLKSHDIVNMRMAQYSQSPALLVGDIDRGGVYASFIGHVAVMAPWERQLLAGFLVNRFRGDASLLADAHDFVEQRTGKPVLGVVPWLNNLGLPQEDSVSFKAGLYDSAEPAGEHVEIALIDLPHISNFTDLEPLLEEKDVWLRTVRRVDELGEPDCVILPGSKNVVGDLSWLAQSGLNKAIIQQAEQGCQITGICGGFQILGKTVTDPHGIEGEPGSMLRGLGLLDLVTELAADKTLTRREGVHLPSGQPVHGYEIHHGQSSSGESSVSKSLLSFTDGASCGAANQSGRIWGSYLHGIFDSDLFRRWFINTLRERKGLSPFTGKGAQYDLEPALDRLAAVLRQEINMDALYRLLKL